One window from the genome of Streptomyces sp. WZ-12 encodes:
- a CDS encoding molybdopterin-dependent oxidoreductase, producing the protein MVSERQGRPVGRRLVLGMLGLGAAGVALGPPLQDGLNAALAGVREGDPTGITGLLPGSGGFRFYSVAPSVPQRTAADYRLAVDGLVERPTTYSLADLQRLPRTRLVKDVQCVTGWRVPQTPFTGVRLSRLLDAAGVRPGAGAVRFTCFDGVYSESLTLEQARRSDMLVAYAMNDRPVTHAHGGPVRLYAAPMYFYKSAKWLSGITVTDRVQPGYWERYGYDVDAWVGKSNGRDDAGID; encoded by the coding sequence ATGGTCAGCGAAAGACAAGGCAGGCCCGTCGGCCGGCGGTTGGTCCTGGGGATGCTCGGGCTCGGCGCCGCGGGCGTGGCGCTCGGGCCGCCGCTACAAGACGGCCTCAACGCGGCGCTCGCCGGCGTGCGCGAGGGGGATCCCACCGGCATCACGGGCCTGCTGCCCGGCTCCGGCGGCTTCCGTTTCTACTCGGTTGCGCCCTCGGTTCCGCAACGGACCGCCGCCGACTACCGGCTCGCCGTGGACGGGCTCGTCGAGCGCCCGACGACGTACTCCCTGGCGGACCTCCAACGGCTGCCGCGCACCCGACTGGTGAAGGACGTGCAGTGCGTGACCGGTTGGCGGGTTCCCCAGACGCCGTTCACGGGCGTGCGGCTGTCCCGGCTGCTCGACGCGGCGGGGGTGCGGCCCGGGGCCGGGGCCGTGCGCTTCACCTGCTTCGACGGCGTCTACAGCGAGAGCCTCACCCTGGAGCAGGCCCGGCGGTCGGACATGTTGGTCGCCTACGCGATGAACGACCGGCCGGTGACGCACGCGCACGGCGGGCCGGTCCGGCTGTACGCCGCGCCGATGTACTTCTACAAGTCCGCGAAGTGGCTGTCCGGCATCACCGTCACCGACCGCGTGCAGCCCGGCTATTGGGAACGGTACGGGTACGACGTGGATGCCTGGGTCGGCAAGTCGAACGGGCGGGACGATGCCGGCATTGACTGA
- a CDS encoding cytochrome b/b6 domain-containing protein → MPALTERTVVPRDAERLRRFTAAERWIHRGTAVLMGIALVTAACLYVPSLAELVGRRRLVVTVHEWAGIALPVPMLLGLASRAFRADLGRLNRFGPQDRGWLRAALRGRRRRPAGKFNAGQKLYAALVAGAALVLIGTGLVLWFPSLVPLLWRTGATLVHDWTALLVSALVLGHIWMAARAPEARRGLRTGYVARAWARREHPLWEEES, encoded by the coding sequence ATGCCGGCATTGACTGAGCGGACGGTCGTGCCGCGCGACGCGGAGCGGTTGCGGCGGTTCACCGCAGCCGAACGGTGGATTCACCGGGGCACGGCGGTGTTGATGGGCATCGCGCTGGTCACCGCGGCCTGCCTGTACGTCCCTTCCCTGGCCGAGCTCGTGGGTCGCCGCCGGCTGGTGGTCACCGTGCACGAGTGGGCGGGAATCGCGTTGCCGGTGCCGATGTTGTTGGGGCTCGCCTCGCGGGCCTTCCGGGCGGACCTGGGCCGGCTGAACCGGTTCGGCCCGCAGGACCGCGGCTGGTTGCGGGCGGCCCTGCGCGGGCGGCGCCGGCGCCCGGCGGGAAAGTTCAACGCCGGGCAGAAGCTGTATGCGGCGTTGGTGGCCGGAGCGGCGCTCGTCCTCATCGGCACCGGTCTGGTGCTGTGGTTCCCGAGCCTGGTGCCGTTGCTCTGGCGGACCGGAGCGACCCTGGTCCACGACTGGACCGCCCTGCTCGTCAGCGCCCTCGTCCTCGGCCACATCTGGATGGCCGCCCGAGCCCCGGAGGCCCGCCGCGGGCTGCGCACCGGCTACGTCGCGCGTGCCTGGGCCAGGCGGGAACATCCGCTGTGGGAGGAAGAGTCCTGA
- a CDS encoding glycosyltransferase family 87 protein, which translates to MTNSAAPHHLSPPPSRRPTAPAKPTTPRIRTAVTAALLAALTAVLVTTLRAGDSHGAPGRLLAGQAIAWALFAAAAWAVRKIPARTATGLVLAGAAAVALAGLAAPPRTSTDMYRYAWDGRVQAAGTSPYTHPPAAPQLAGLRDDWLFPTQRPCTGPTLAHTDSGLCTRINRPTVPTIYPPLAEGWFLAVHALSPPDSRHKPLQVGGAALAFSTTLALLAVARRRVDPARAPALVALWAWCPLVPFEAVNNAHIDTLGVLLTVLALGTATAGSRRGALLGAAIAVKLLPVLALPGALSGRRRPAQVVRLVAPLLATVAVLYLPYVLASGAQVLGYLPGYLQEEGYAAGHVQRFALPRLLLPDAAAGAVVVVLLALLAGCVWLRGDPEHPWRGALLTTGTTLLLVSPNYPWYALPVVALVALDGRWEWLAVPLAAAVLYLAGPLLIGFPLQAVTYGAAALAVVTGALLRANGRRWPRGSGRAGVRPTA; encoded by the coding sequence CCACCTGTCCCCGCCGCCCTCCCGCCGCCCCACCGCACCCGCGAAGCCCACAACCCCCCGCATCCGCACCGCAGTTACCGCCGCCCTCCTCGCCGCCCTCACCGCCGTGCTCGTCACCACGCTCCGCGCCGGCGACAGTCACGGTGCCCCCGGCCGCCTCCTCGCCGGCCAAGCCATCGCCTGGGCGCTCTTCGCCGCCGCCGCGTGGGCCGTGCGCAAGATCCCGGCGCGCACCGCCACCGGACTCGTCCTGGCCGGAGCCGCCGCCGTCGCGTTGGCCGGACTGGCCGCCCCACCCCGCACCAGCACCGACATGTACCGCTACGCCTGGGACGGCCGCGTCCAGGCCGCCGGCACGTCGCCCTACACCCACCCGCCCGCCGCACCCCAACTCGCCGGCCTCCGCGACGACTGGCTCTTCCCCACCCAACGCCCCTGCACTGGTCCGACCCTGGCCCACACCGACAGCGGGCTGTGCACCCGCATCAACCGCCCCACCGTCCCCACCATCTACCCGCCGCTCGCCGAGGGCTGGTTCCTCGCGGTGCACGCCCTCTCACCACCGGACAGTCGACACAAGCCACTCCAAGTCGGCGGCGCCGCCCTGGCGTTCAGCACCACCCTCGCCCTGCTCGCGGTGGCGCGCAGGCGCGTCGACCCTGCCCGGGCCCCCGCCCTCGTGGCCCTCTGGGCATGGTGCCCGCTCGTCCCCTTCGAAGCGGTCAACAACGCCCACATCGACACCCTCGGCGTCCTGCTCACCGTGCTCGCCCTCGGCACCGCCACCGCCGGGAGCCGCCGCGGCGCCCTCCTCGGCGCCGCGATCGCCGTCAAACTGCTGCCCGTCCTGGCGCTGCCCGGCGCCCTGTCCGGCCGGCGCAGACCGGCCCAGGTGGTGCGCCTGGTCGCACCCCTGCTCGCCACCGTCGCGGTGCTCTACCTGCCGTACGTCCTCGCGTCCGGCGCCCAAGTCCTGGGCTATCTGCCCGGATACCTCCAGGAGGAGGGCTACGCAGCCGGGCACGTGCAGCGCTTCGCCCTGCCGCGGCTGCTCCTGCCGGACGCCGCCGCGGGCGCGGTCGTCGTCGTGCTGCTCGCCCTGCTCGCCGGCTGTGTCTGGCTGCGCGGTGACCCCGAACACCCCTGGCGCGGCGCCCTGTTGACGACCGGCACCACCCTGCTACTGGTCTCGCCCAACTACCCCTGGTACGCCCTGCCCGTCGTCGCCCTCGTGGCCCTGGACGGCCGTTGGGAATGGCTGGCCGTCCCCCTTGCCGCCGCCGTCCTGTACCTCGCCGGACCCCTGCTGATCGGCTTCCCCCTCCAGGCGGTCACCTACGGCGCCGCCGCCCTGGCCGTCGTGACGGGTGCCTTGTTGCGCGCCAACGGGCGCCGGTGGCCGCGGGGGAGCGGGCGCGCGGGAGTGCGGCCGACTGCCTGA